Proteins from a genomic interval of Lolium perenne isolate Kyuss_39 chromosome 1, Kyuss_2.0, whole genome shotgun sequence:
- the LOC127318681 gene encoding probable NOT transcription complex subunit VIP2 isoform X1: MSGSLNSNISGDSTGRPFTSTFSGQSGSFPGFHHSGLHNIHGNLNLASLAPRNTSLSGIPSPGVQQPGGSISGNRFPSNNLPASMSQIPHGHSGISNRGGMNVGGNPVFSSSMNAIGGSGQGLSSSLNVGNRNSAPGLAASSVLGNLGPRITNSVGNIVGGSSIGRSISSAGLSMPGIASRINSSGNSGSGALNIPGSNRMSSMHQASPQFMNILGSSYPTPGGTLSQNQVQAGNTSFGSSGMLHDGNPGDNSPFDINDFPQLTGRPNSAGSGQGQYGSLRKQGVSVNAIVQQNQEFSIQNEDFPALPGYKGSSSDYGMDLHHKDHLHENANIMQGQHYPMGRSSGFNLGGSYPPRQQHQQSTTPVQNSLDNIGIRPINSPNPSSNSGSYEQLIQQYHQPQTQNSLRSQTSSGPQSYKDQSLKSVQGTQTAPDPYSLLALLNLIRSKEPGPTSLALGLDLTTLGLNLNSQDSLYKTFGSPWSNEPAKGEPDFQIPACYSAEQPPALQPFNFPKFQIMTLFYIFYSMPKDAAQLYAANELYNKGWFYHKEYRVWLTRNPSVAPAAKNPHGERGSYLFFDPNIWETVQKDNFVLQYDSVEKRPPPPSASQNVRL, translated from the exons ATGTCGGGATCACTGAAT TCAAATATTAGTGGGGATTCAACAGGAAGGCCATTCACATCAACCTTTTCTGGTCAGTCTGGATCGTTTCCTGGTTTCCATCACTCTG GCTTGCATAATATCCATGGAAATCTCAATCTTGCATCACTAGCACCAAGGAATACTTCATTGTCCGGTATTCCATCCCCAGGTGTTCAACAACCTGGGGGTAGTATTTCTGGTAACCGGTTTCCCTCAAATAATCTTCCAGCGTCCATGTCTCAG ATTCCTCATGGTCATTCTGGTATCAGCAACAGAGGAGGTATGAATGTTGGGGGGAACCCTGTATTTAGTAGTAGCATGAATGCTATTGGTGGTTCAGGACAAGGTTTATCCTCAAGCCTGAATGTTGGTAACCGAAATTCTGCTCCTGGGTTGGCAGCTTCTTCAGTTTTGGGGAATTTAGGCCCACGGATAACAAATTCTGTGGGCAATATAGTGGGTGGCAGCAGTATTGGCAGAAGCATAAGCTCCGCAGGACTGTCTATGCCTGGTATTGCATCCCGTATCAATTCGAGTGGCAACTCTGGAAGTGGGGCTCTTAATATCCCAGGATCCAACCGAATGAGTAGTATGCATCAAG CATCACCACAGTTCATGAACATTCTTGGGAGCTCTTATCCTACACCTGGAGGGACGCTTTCTCAGAACCAAGTGCAGGCAGGAAACACCTCTTTTGGTTCTTCAGGAATGCTACATGATGGAAACCCTGGTGACAATTCTCCTTTTGATATAAATGATTTTCCCCAATTAACGGGGCGTCCTAATTCTGCTGGAAGTGGTCAAGGGCAATATG GGTCACTGCGAAAGCAAGGAGTAAGTGTAAATGCCATTGTGCAACAAAACCAGGAGTTCAGCATTCAGAATGAAGACTTTCCAGCTTTACCAGGATATAAAG GTAGTTCGTCAGATTATGGTATGGATTTGCATCACAAGGACCACCTTCATGAGAATGCAAATATTATGCAAGGACAACATTATCCT ATGGGTAGATCATCTGGCTTTAATTTGGGAGGTAGTTATCCACCCCGACAGCAACATCAGCAGAGCACTACTCCG GTTCAAAACAGCCTTGATAATATCGGGATAAGGCCGATAAATTCTCCAAATCCGTCTTCTAATTCtgggtcttatgagcaacttatcCAGCAATACCATCAACCGCAGACTCAGAATTCACTTAGGTCGCAGACCTCTTCAGGCCCACAGTCATACAAGGATCAGAGTCTAAAGTCTGTTCAGGGAACACAGACCGCGCCAGACCCATACAGTTTACTTGCATTGTTGAATTTAATAAGATCGAAAGAGCCTGGGCCCACATCTCTCGCCTTAGGGCTTGATTTGACAACACTAGGGTTGAATTTGAACTCTCAAGATAGTCTTTACAAGACGTTTGGCTCTCCATGGTCAAATGAGCCAGCTAAAGGAGAACCTGATTTTCAGATCCCTGCTTGTTACTCTGCTGAACAGCCTCCAGCACTACAA CCATTCAATTTTCCGAAGTTTCAGATCATGACACTATTCTACATCTTCTACAG TATGCCGAAGGATGCTGCTCAGTTATATGCTGCAAATGAACT ATATAACAAAGGGTGGTTCTACCACAAAGAGTACCGTGTGTGGCTCACAAGAAATCCAAGTGTGGCACCTGCTGCGAAAAATCCACATGGCGAACGAGGGTCCTACCTTTTTTTTGATCCAAATATTTGGGAGACAGTTCAGAAG GACAACTTTGTTCTCCAATATGACTCTGTAGAGAAGAGACCTCCCCCCCCTTCGGCCAGCCAAAATGTTAGATTATAA
- the LOC127318700 gene encoding uncharacterized protein, producing MASTGRSMLLSLLLFAVTLSLLEMYRGWFASSELKTIAGGFVSSLLFLLLLTFIGNYQETSGVRTGWGAVVVAELVALIVAGTVHRVCITTCFLFSAGILYEVDKLSGMILARSESKARRY from the exons ATGGCGAGCACGGGGCGGTCGATGCTGCTGTCGCTGCTGCTGTTCGCGGTGACGCTGTCGCTGCTGGAGATGTACCGGGGCTGGTTCGCCTCGTCGGAGCTCAAGACCATCGCCGGCGGATTCGTCAGctccctcctcttcctcctcctcctcacc TTTATTGGGAATTACCAAGAAACAAGTGGCGTCAGAACTGGGTGGGGTGCAG TtgttgtagcagaacttgttgctcTTATTGTAGCTGGTACTGTCCACCGCGTTTGTATCACAACATG CTTCCTATTCTCTGCGGGGATCCTCTACGAGGTTGACAAGCTCTCCGGGATGATCCTTGCGAGGAGCGAGTCCAAAGCGAGGCGGTACTAA
- the LOC127318681 gene encoding probable NOT transcription complex subunit VIP2 isoform X2 — MSGSLNSNISGDSTGRPFTSTFSGQSGSFPGFHHSGLHNIHGNLNLASLAPRNTSLSGIPSPGVQQPGGSISGNRFPSNNLPASMSQIPHGHSGISNRGASSVLGNLGPRITNSVGNIVGGSSIGRSISSAGLSMPGIASRINSSGNSGSGALNIPGSNRMSSMHQASPQFMNILGSSYPTPGGTLSQNQVQAGNTSFGSSGMLHDGNPGDNSPFDINDFPQLTGRPNSAGSGQGQYGSLRKQGVSVNAIVQQNQEFSIQNEDFPALPGYKGSSSDYGMDLHHKDHLHENANIMQGQHYPMGRSSGFNLGGSYPPRQQHQQSTTPVQNSLDNIGIRPINSPNPSSNSGSYEQLIQQYHQPQTQNSLRSQTSSGPQSYKDQSLKSVQGTQTAPDPYSLLALLNLIRSKEPGPTSLALGLDLTTLGLNLNSQDSLYKTFGSPWSNEPAKGEPDFQIPACYSAEQPPALQPFNFPKFQIMTLFYIFYSMPKDAAQLYAANELYNKGWFYHKEYRVWLTRNPSVAPAAKNPHGERGSYLFFDPNIWETVQKDNFVLQYDSVEKRPPPPSASQNVRL; from the exons ATGTCGGGATCACTGAAT TCAAATATTAGTGGGGATTCAACAGGAAGGCCATTCACATCAACCTTTTCTGGTCAGTCTGGATCGTTTCCTGGTTTCCATCACTCTG GCTTGCATAATATCCATGGAAATCTCAATCTTGCATCACTAGCACCAAGGAATACTTCATTGTCCGGTATTCCATCCCCAGGTGTTCAACAACCTGGGGGTAGTATTTCTGGTAACCGGTTTCCCTCAAATAATCTTCCAGCGTCCATGTCTCAG ATTCCTCATGGTCATTCTGGTATCAGCAACAGAGGAG CTTCTTCAGTTTTGGGGAATTTAGGCCCACGGATAACAAATTCTGTGGGCAATATAGTGGGTGGCAGCAGTATTGGCAGAAGCATAAGCTCCGCAGGACTGTCTATGCCTGGTATTGCATCCCGTATCAATTCGAGTGGCAACTCTGGAAGTGGGGCTCTTAATATCCCAGGATCCAACCGAATGAGTAGTATGCATCAAG CATCACCACAGTTCATGAACATTCTTGGGAGCTCTTATCCTACACCTGGAGGGACGCTTTCTCAGAACCAAGTGCAGGCAGGAAACACCTCTTTTGGTTCTTCAGGAATGCTACATGATGGAAACCCTGGTGACAATTCTCCTTTTGATATAAATGATTTTCCCCAATTAACGGGGCGTCCTAATTCTGCTGGAAGTGGTCAAGGGCAATATG GGTCACTGCGAAAGCAAGGAGTAAGTGTAAATGCCATTGTGCAACAAAACCAGGAGTTCAGCATTCAGAATGAAGACTTTCCAGCTTTACCAGGATATAAAG GTAGTTCGTCAGATTATGGTATGGATTTGCATCACAAGGACCACCTTCATGAGAATGCAAATATTATGCAAGGACAACATTATCCT ATGGGTAGATCATCTGGCTTTAATTTGGGAGGTAGTTATCCACCCCGACAGCAACATCAGCAGAGCACTACTCCG GTTCAAAACAGCCTTGATAATATCGGGATAAGGCCGATAAATTCTCCAAATCCGTCTTCTAATTCtgggtcttatgagcaacttatcCAGCAATACCATCAACCGCAGACTCAGAATTCACTTAGGTCGCAGACCTCTTCAGGCCCACAGTCATACAAGGATCAGAGTCTAAAGTCTGTTCAGGGAACACAGACCGCGCCAGACCCATACAGTTTACTTGCATTGTTGAATTTAATAAGATCGAAAGAGCCTGGGCCCACATCTCTCGCCTTAGGGCTTGATTTGACAACACTAGGGTTGAATTTGAACTCTCAAGATAGTCTTTACAAGACGTTTGGCTCTCCATGGTCAAATGAGCCAGCTAAAGGAGAACCTGATTTTCAGATCCCTGCTTGTTACTCTGCTGAACAGCCTCCAGCACTACAA CCATTCAATTTTCCGAAGTTTCAGATCATGACACTATTCTACATCTTCTACAG TATGCCGAAGGATGCTGCTCAGTTATATGCTGCAAATGAACT ATATAACAAAGGGTGGTTCTACCACAAAGAGTACCGTGTGTGGCTCACAAGAAATCCAAGTGTGGCACCTGCTGCGAAAAATCCACATGGCGAACGAGGGTCCTACCTTTTTTTTGATCCAAATATTTGGGAGACAGTTCAGAAG GACAACTTTGTTCTCCAATATGACTCTGTAGAGAAGAGACCTCCCCCCCCTTCGGCCAGCCAAAATGTTAGATTATAA
- the LOC127318711 gene encoding leucine-rich repeat receptor protein kinase HPCA1, producing the protein MDAATRRRVLLLLLVVASSVPAGLCLTNAQDASALRAVMSQWSNYPSTWTTSGDPCDGSWDGIQCSNNGRITSLRISSLSVQGTLSSSVGQLSELIFLDLSFNTGLSGPLPTSIGNLVKLTTLIVAGCSFSGSIPKELGNLQKLSFLALNSNKFTGTIPPQIGLLSTLLWLDLADNLLTGSVPISDGKTGGTPGLDMLSITEHFHFNKNQLSGSLTGLFNSNMSLIHILFDSNQFTGPIPPEVGSIVKLKVLRLDRNGLAGPVPNMTNLVNLNELNLANNKLTGSLPDLSSMNLLNVVDLSNNTFNSSESPNWFTTLTSLTSVTVSNGGLTGDVPNALFALPQLQEVVLSKNQLSGKLDMSGNISQKLQSVDLSTNNIGSTEGTQNYKKELVLVNNPACLDDSISTGPFCIIQPRNVIPYRTSMNRCASANSCPSNQNQNPITCGCAYAYSGKMVFRAPLFKDVTDNDAFQQLETSISKDSNMRVSAVYLYDVHFNNDSYLQVQLELFPPSGTTFNKSQVSFIGSLFSNQIYKPPSKFGPYFFIGDKYLPFSASGGKNSKFSTGAVAGIAAGGGVLVIALILVGLFALRQKRRNRELKVQANPFASWGTMQKDSGGAPQLKGARFFSFEELKSCTENFSDSYEIGAGGYGKVYKGTLVDGIRVAIKRAQSGSMQGAPEFKNEIELLSRVHHRNLVSLIGFCFEQGEQMLVYEFVAGGTLRENLVVRGSYLDWKKRLRITLGSARGLAYLHELADPPIIHRDIKSTNILLDENLKAKVADFGLSKLLADTEKGHVSTQVKGTLGYLDPEYYMTQQLSEKSDVYSFGVVMLEMVSGRQPIEKGKYIVREVRQVLDPADREYYGLRAIVDPAIRDAARTAGFRRYVQLAMQCVDEAAAARPAMGTVVKEVEAMLLNEPDGDGTNSAGSSATEFVGAGRGPPSHPYSDVEITGSSYAGGEGASDYMPYFEVKPK; encoded by the exons ATGGACGCCGCGACGCGGCGGCGGGTGCTGCTGCTCCTGCTGGTGGTGGCCAGCAGCGTGCCGGCGGGGCTCTGCCTGACCAACGCGCAGGATG CTTCGGCGCTCCGGGCGGTGATGAGCCAGTGGAGCAACTACCCGTCGACCTGGACGACGTCCGGCGACCCCTGCGACGGAAGCTGGGACGGGATCCAGTGCAGCAACAACGGGAGGATCACGTCGCT GAGGATATCCAGCCTCAGCGTTCAGGGCACGCTGAGCAGCAGCGTCGGACAGCTCAGCGAGCTCATCTTCCT GGATCTTTCCTTCAACACTGGTCTCAGCGGTCCGTTGCCTACTTCGATCGGGAACCTTGTGAAGCTCACGACACT GATCGTGGCTGGTTGCAGCTTCAGTGGAAGCATTCCGAAAGAACTAGGCAACCTGCAGAAGCTGTCTTTCCT TGCACTGAATTCAAACAAGTTTACGGGCACAATACCGCCTCAAATTGGTCTACTCTCAACCCTCCTGTGGCTAGACTTGGCAGATAATCTGCTCACAGGATCTGTGCCTATCTCAGATGGAAAGACAGGGGGCACTCCTGGCCTtgacatgcttagcatcacagagCACTT TCATTTCAACAAGAACCAGCTATCTGGATCGCTTACAGGTCTCTTCAACTCTAATATGTCTCTCATACACAT ATTGTTCGATAGCAATCAGTTCACAGGCCCAATTCCGCCTGAGGTTGGAAGCATTGTCAAGCTCAAAGTACT TCGATTGGACAGGAACGGGTTGGCGGGACCAGTTCCTAACATGACCAACTTGGTCAATCTAAATGAGCT GAACTTGGCAAACAACAAGCTAACAGGATCACTACCAGATCTCAGCAGCATGAACCTGTTAAATGTTGT GGATTTGAGCAACAACACATTTAATTCTTCGGAATCCCCAAACTGGTTCACAACTCTAACAAGTCTTACTTCAGT AACGGTATCTAATGGAGGACTCACTGGTGACGTTCCCAATGCACTCTTCGCATTGCCCCAGCTGCAGGAAGT TGTACTGAGCAAAAACCAGCTCAGCGGGAAACTTGATATGTCAGGCAACATCAGCCAAAAGCTGCAATCTGTTGATCTCAGTACAAACAACATAGGGTCTACCGAGGGCACCCAAAACTACAAAAAGGAACTTGT GCTTGTCAACAATCCGGCGTGCCTCGATGATTCTATATCCACTGGCCCGTTCTGCATCATCCAGCCACGGAACGTGATACCATACAGAACTAGCATGAACAGATGTGCCTCCGCAAATTCGTGCCCTAGTAATCAGAATCAGAACCCCATAACCTGTGGCTGCGcctatgcgtacagtggcaagatgGTCTTCAGAGCTCCGCTTTTCAAGGATGTGACGGACAATGATGCGTTTCAGCAATTGGAAACGAGCATCTCAAAGGATTCCAACATGCGTGTCAGTGCAGTTTATCTGTACGATGTCCACTTCAACAACGACAGCTACCTCCAAGTTCAACTGGAGCTATTCCCGCCGTCTGGGACAACCTTCAACAAGAGTCAAGTGAGCTTCATCGGGTCTCTTTTCAGCAACCAGATCTACAAGCCACCGTCAAAGTTTGGGCCTTATTTCTTCATTGGAGATAAATATCTCCCCTTTTCAG CTTCTGGTGGCAAAAATTCAAAGTTCAGTACAGGTGCTGTAGCTGGAATTGCAGCAGGCGGTGGGGTTCTTGTGATTGCCCTCATTTTGGTGGGATTATTTGCTTTGCGGCAAAAGAGAAGGAACCGGGAACTAAAAGTACAAGCCAACCCTTTTG CTTCCTGGGGCACTATGCAGAAAGACAGTGGAGGAGCTCCACAGCTGAAGGGAGCGAGGTTCTTCTCCTTCGAGGAGCTGAAAAGCTGCACCGAGAATTTCTCAGATAGCTATGAGATAGGTGCAGGAGGCTATGGGAAG GTGTACAAGGGAACACTGGTGGATGGAATACGGGTGGCGATAAAGCGGGCGCAGTCCGGGTCGATGCAGGGCGCGCCGGAGTTCAAGAACGAGATCGAACTGCTGTCCCGGGTTCACCACAGGAACCTGGTGAGCCTGATCGGCTTCTGCTTTGAGCAAGGGGAGCAGATGCTGGTGTACGAGTTTGTCGCCGGTGGGACGTTGAGAGAGAACCTTGTTG TGAGAGGGTCTTACCTTGATTGGAAGAAGAGGCTGAGGATCACTCTCGGCTCGGCGAGGGGGCTGGCGTACCTACATGAGCTCGCCGATCCGCCGATCATCCACCGGGACATCAAGTCCACCAATATCCTCCTCGACGAGAACCTCAAGGCGAAGGTCGCCGACTTTGGCCTCTCCAAGCTCCTCGCCGACACCGAGAAGGGCCACGTCTCCACCCAAGTGAAAGGAACACTG GGTTACTTGGATCCGGAGTACTACATGACGCAGCAACTGTCGGAGAAGAGCGACGTGTACAGCTTCGGCGTGGTGATGCTGGAGATGGTGAGCGGGAGACAGCCGATCGAGAAGGGGAAGTACATCGTGCGGGAGGTGAGGCAGGTCCTCGACCCGGCCGACCGCGAGTACTATGGCCTGCGCGCCATCGTCGACCCGGCGATCCGGGACGCCGCTCGGACCGCCGGGTTCAGGCGGTACGTGCAGCTGGCGATGCAGTGCGTGGACGAGGCCGCGGCGGCGCGGCCGGCCATGGGCACCGTGGTGAAGGAGGTGGAGGCCATGCTGCTGAACGAACCCGACGGGGACGGGACCAACTCGGCCGGGTCGTCGGCCACCGAGTTCGTCGGCGCCGGCCGGGGTCCGCCCTCGCACCCCTACAGCGACGTGGAGATCACCGGGTCGTCCTACGCCGGCGGGGAGGGCGCGTCGGATTACATGCCCTACTTCGAGGTCAAGCCCAAATAG